CAAAccgaatttttaaattgttttatagAAATCGCCCTGTGGCTTACGGAACAAGAGCTTCCTAGAACTCAAAGTGAATTTGAAGACAGCCTGACGTTGAAGATGTATCTATTACAGTTTGTTAACCATTACGCTTCTATCTTCTACATCGCCTTTTTCAAAGGCAAATTCATCGGTTATCCGGGAAAGTACAACCGTTTCTTCGGATTTCGTCAAGAGGAGGTTGGTTTCAATTCCTGAGtggaattattaaaatttgatcGACGATTAAATAAATTCTATCGGTAAAACACAGTGCGGCACTGGCGGCTGTCTTGTGGAATTGTGCATCCAACTTGCCATCATTATGGTTGGAAAACAGGCCATGAACACCTGCATGGAAATGGTTCTACCGTAAGTTTTAAGGCGGTATAATCAGTGAATTCAACTGACGTGAGATAATTTTTTCTAGGATGGTTTTTAAATGGATTAACAAGATACGAGTTCAAACTGGAATGGGCAAACAGCCAAAGGAAAGTCAAGCTTACAGAGCTCAGTGGGCCAAAGATTATCAATTAGTGGCTTGGGGTAGTGAAGCTCTTTTCGCCGAGTATCTTGAAATGGGTAAATAAATGtctaattttaattcattaatttcatttttaaattgacttaaatttttctctctagTTTTGCAATATGGGTTTGTAACCATCTTTGTGGCTGCTTTCCCTCTTGCGCCGCTCTTCGCGCTACTCAACAACGTACTTGAGATGCGATTGGATGCTCGTAAGATATTGACTTTGCATAGAAGACCAGTGGCTCAACGCGTGAAAGATATTGGGGTCTGGTACACCATTCTCGACTGTCTTGGCAAACTGTCTGTGGCCACAAACGTAAGTTAAATAATTCCTATGCGTAATGTGGTCATAATAGAATGTGGTCGATCTTTTTCTAAAGGGGCTGATCATTGCGTTCACATCCGATTTTATCCCTCGGCTGATTTACACATTGAAATATAGCCCAGATCATTCACTTGAAGGATACGTCAACTACACTTTGTCTTATTTCAAAACTTCCCACTTTAATCATACGCAACAATTATTTAACGGGACTGAGGTTGTGGAGGTTTGCAGGTCTGGttgattttatcattttttcatgacttaatttgttttattactataattttaaattttgaatgaataagGTACCGTGATTTAAGGGAACCTCCTTGGATCCGAAACAATGAATCTAACCCCAACCAGTATGAGCTGACTGCCGACTTTTGGTACATCCTAGCGGCACGTTTGACTTTCGTCCTAGTCTTCCAGAATGCCGTTGCTCTCGTCACCATGGCTATCCACTGGATTATACCTGATGTACCACGGAAGCTCTCTGAACGCATACGCCAAGAAGCTTACTTTACCAATGAAATTATTATCAAGCAAGAAATGATTCGAGCTCGTGGAACAGTTCGTGGTGCCCAAGCTGCTAGGGTATACAAATCACGCATAGGTTTCGattctgttatttttattaatttttattgcattttaaCATACATAAGGGCGATTCTACGGCACGGCTTCTTCGTCCGCGTTCTTACGTCGAACCCCAAAACGAACCATCATATGATGATGGAGTATTATTCAAGCGCTCTAAATCTTCATGTCCTCGAATATCATCTAGTAAAAATATTGATGCCGTTTAAACTAAATTTTGGCTAGTCCTTTTACTTCAAAAAAAGCCTTCAATCTTCAATGTTCCTTTTACTATCTTATCGTTCGCCTATTTGTCGAAAGTTGAAATTGTTAAGAGCTtcattttagtatttttactttttaaataatttttatgtgTGATAACTTTTCCTTTTACACTTTATTACCTTGTTCCCAAATATGTTAATAACCGGTTGCTTGCTTTATAGATCTAACTATTACGCTTTTGAATCTTCAATTTTGTATCATTGACTGCCTTTGCTCTCTCTAAATGTGATGATTTAAACCCATGTTTTGAGAATTATACTAAGGTATACTATAAAATATTACTAATTTCTTTACtagttatatatttattagaCTTAGATGTATATTACAATGGAGATAAAGTCATaaactgaaaaattcaaatttgcttTCCCGGCTTTGCCCTGAAGACGTCTAGCGGATGAAAAGGTAACCTCAAAAATCGTCTGCTTTCTCTATTGACAACTCACGATCGGAAATTTGTATGTTATTGTTTCACAATTGTCAATTCATCATCTGTAAAGCCTCCTATGCCCCCTCTCTCCGTTCCTTGTCATCGTTATTCAAAAGCCTAGTGCGTAGCCGCATTGACTACGGCTTAATTATATACGGCTCAGCCAGCAAGTCCCATCTCAACAAAATCGACGTCGCCGCTAGATCTATTCTCCGCATCATCCTCGGTTCAAAACCCTCTTCTCCTACGGAAGTCATTTACGCCGAATCAAATACTGAGCCCGTCGCCTACAGAAGAGATTGGCTCGCCTCCAAATATGTGATTAACCTCAGCTCAAACCCCAGAAATTTAACGTTCAACTCAATAAAAGCTTTGTTCTCATCCTCCGACCAATGGCCAACGAGATGCTCCCCATGTCTGCTCTCAATCTGCTCCAATCTTAAATTAAAGAATCACAACCTGTTTAGCCTCTCCTCTGACATCACCTACCCGTCTTCCATTCCCCCTCCCCCATGgtctccccctctctttgaATCTAAATGGTTCCCTCTCAAAAAATCAGCCGCCTCAATTAATCCACAGCTCACCTCTATCATATTCAACTCCCTCGTGGAAAATATACCCCCGCCcgacatcatcatcttcaccGACGGCTCTGTCAAACCAAGCCCTCCTCGCTCTACATGCGCCATCTTCATTCCCGCTCTTAACTGCTCTAAATCCTGGCTCCTCTCCCAAGGTTCCGGTATATTTACCGCCGAACTCTACGGAATTCTAAAAGCACTCGAATCAATCTACGCTCTAGAACAACTTCCCCCTTGCATCCACATTTTCTCAGATTCCAGCTCCGCCATCAAGGCCCTCTCGGCCCCCATATCCCCAATTCATAGGTGCATCTCGGAGATCAAAAATCTCCTCAATTGTCTCCTCTCTAGTGGCaccaaaacaattatttactgGATTCCCAGTCACTCCGGTATTACCGGTAACGAAATAGCGGATAAACTCGCCTCCGACGACAGCGACCCCTCCTCCAGAAGCCTAATCGAAAATTCCCTATCAACAGGGGAACTCATCTCGTCATTGAAACATTCTTGGGAACAATCGCTTCTAGCTCACCTTCACAAATGCAAAAAGCCCTGCGTTCAAATGAGAACCAAGCCTGGCTTCATCCCATGGCACCACTCCAAAGACAGAGCAACATCAACTTGCCTTCACCGCTTGAGAAACGACCACAACCATCTAAACGCGTTCGCTCACCGCATCGACCAAGATGCTGACCCGAGCTGCCGATTTGGCTGCCCAGCCATCGAATCCACAAAACATGTCTTAATTGATTGTCCTACCCATCACGCTCATCGCCTTAATCTCATCCGTTTCCTCAACTCAAATCGTCTCCCCTTGAACCCTCAAACGCTCCTGGGCCTCGACCCCTCAATCAGCCcaaaaactcaatttaaacTCAACAATCTCCTGTCATCATACCTAAGCAAAACGGGCCTCCGACTTATCGCATAATTCTCAAACCTACCTCatctcctcccccccccctcttcatctccatcaaaaatcaaaccaaaagcTCCGAAACACAGTATTCATCCTCGCCGGTGCATGAGGGTCCTCCAATAATTTATTCGGAAGACCAGATGTCAGCCTTAAATCTGGCTCCCCTGGATCCTAGATGCCAAGGCAGACGCACCTAAATTCtcaccaaccaaccaaccaaccaacaattGTCAATTCATTGTTAGATGTTAAatatgtaataattttttagtttcagcTAAAACAAGAGTAAGATGGATCGGCCTACGAGAGAGTTTGCCTTACAACTAATGGcatctaaagaaaaaatggaatcggAACTTGTAGAGCTCTTGGATGTTTTGAAGTCGGTATGTTGTTCAAATAAATAGTTCAGCCATATAAAAGTGCTCTgaccatttattatttagaatAACACAGACATGACTGCTCCTCTTGTGGATAATGAAGGATTTCCACGCTCAGATATTGATGTGTATCAAGTTCGAACTGTGCGTCAAAAAGTGATATGTAAATATCTACATTTTGTAACTTATAGGaattttattcaaacacaTTTGTCAACAGGCCTTAGAAATGACTTGAAGAACTTAACCAATCAGATTGAAAGTGTTCTGCATAACCTTCATGCACAGCAGAGAGAAGGTGCTGGAATTGATGAAAACAGCAAGACATCTTTCTTGAATGAATATGATGAGCACACAGTCCCTTTTGCCAAAATAGGAGCAGTAACTGAAGGATCCCCAGCAGAAAAAGCAGTAAAATTAGCCAACACattcttgaaatatttaaattaaaatatcatatttaatggtttattattttacgTAAAGGGGCTTAAAGCCGACGATCTCATCCTTGGATTCGGATCATTACGAGCCAGTAACTTTAGCAGTTTGAAAGATGTGGCACAAATTGTTCAGCACAGACTGGAATGTGAAATCCCTCTTTGCATTCGGCGAATGGAGGTACTCATGCAAATCACCCTTATTCCTAAACCTTGGAACGGTAAAGGTTTTCTTGGATGCGTGGTATTGCCTTTTGATACCGTAGACCGttaaaacaataatttgtAATTACAAACAATACATTTTTCACCGTTAACTGTTTCTCATAATTAAAGAGGTTAGGCTGGACCGCTGGTTTACCAAAGCTCATTGTTCGCAGGGTTATACAGATTCAACATACTTTATTTTGCCAAAAGGATGTTTTCTGAAAACTGGATATACTAAAGACAATATTTCTAATATTAAATAAGACACTTCAACTATAAAATTAGTTAGGCGCCactacgtaaaacgtgtcatgcagtggtgtagaggttgggtgagaacgacacatgttgcttcattatcgagcaggtacaatagccgcaaggctcagccatttggtatttattttgatatttgtttttgtagacccatccccagcaacgtctacctgcagaaggaaaggttagtttgcatttcctttaatcgaaggtcatggagatcattacgaaaaacgtgtcatgcagtggtgtagaggctgggtgagaacgggacgttttgtatcattatcaagaaggtagaatagccgcaaggcttgagaggtgagggtgagaaaaagtcgtataaaaggcgagagaaaagtcgataGGGATCAGTCttgtgagcatctccgacacggcaacaactgcagtgcaccatctgtcaccaactgcattcctcatcgtgtaaccaaatcgcaattatgggtagatattctgtttttgtttttttcattgagtTGTGTATCAAGcttattttattcttgtttgttAATGTTCCagttattacttattattgaataataatgtttttatGTATTGATTGTATTAACTATAGTgtagtgctgctgttgggtgttgtatcgttgatggctgggtcgatcactggtgtaccgatgtctccttggtatggcggatacctaaccgcaacgccgccgccttactacacgaCAACAACTTACGCCaagaccagttactacaccgaagtactacaccagtAAGGCACTGGAGtgttataccacaacttacgctgccacGAGCTTCTACACCGACGCCGCGAAGtgttactctgccccgagttactacaccaccaaggcaccggagtactacacgactacgtatgctTCCCCGtcgtactacaccgaggcttaaatactactctgttcccagctactacaccgaggcttcatCTTATTAATCCACCAtaacggtcgaatactactcCGAAGTGCCAAactactactctgccccgatctacacaaccacaaaaggcggccaagtattacgcagtcccgacttactacacagaagctgctccttcgtactaaGTTGAACAGAAACACCACACTGATGCTCCAATCTATAC
This region of Daphnia pulex isolate KAP4 chromosome 9, ASM2113471v1 genomic DNA includes:
- the LOC124202841 gene encoding 26S proteasome non-ATPase regulatory subunit 9-like, coding for MDRPTREFALQLMASKEKMESELVELLDVLKSNNTDMTAPLVDNEGFPRSDIDVYQVRTVRQKVICLRNDLKNLTNQIESVLHNLHAQQREGAGIDENSKTSFLNEYDEHTVPFAKIGAVTEGSPAEKAGLKADDLILGFGSLRASNFSSLKDVAQIVQHRLECEIPLCIRRMEVLMQITLIPKPWNGKGFLGCVVLPFDTVDR